In Paramormyrops kingsleyae isolate MSU_618 chromosome 18, PKINGS_0.4, whole genome shotgun sequence, the DNA window GCGCTGAAGCCGCAGCTTAACAAATTCCTGGAGGACTGTGACTTCTTCTACTACGCTGGGGAAGGCGGGGTTCAGAGGTAAAGCTCCTCCCACTCTGCATGAAGCAGACCATTGGCCCTCCCACTGGAGATTAGAATCTCCCCCCATGGATACTTTAGTCCAGTTATTTCTAAGAGTACTATGGGCTAATCTACTTTGACTTTAAAggtccccaccccccaaagtAAGAAGTATAAAGAACAACAGGCTAAATTGAAATTTATTGTCCTTTCAGGTGCCAGACTGGAACCATCCGGTCCAACTGTTTGGACTGTTTGGACAGAACCAACAGTGTCCAGGCCTTCCTTGCACTGGAGGTACGCAGAGTGTCTGAACATGAAGGCTGGCTTCCATTGGTGTGTTACATATTGCAGGATGGACAtccattttattgtattattaatCAGTCCCTCAGCAGTCATATCTGGTATTTGCAGGTGATCAGtcaaattaaacagaaaatcaAACAGACAAAAACTATTAGCTAAGATATAGTGAACTGAAATATAAGCACAACACTCATCCACTCATTCAACAACTAAAATGGATTCATTAGCCTCTCTTGGTCACATATATACCAAAAAACAAGGTGGGGTCATAGAAAAGAATTCCCACATTCATGAATTTAGAAGATCAGTGGTCATTTTTGACACACCactgcacacagtgcacaacaacgaaatgtggtATCTGCGTTtggcacccggggagcagtgctcggggacggtaccttgctcagggtacctcagtggtgccttgctggtcagggattcgaaccagcaatctttcaattacaagtgcgcttccctaaccatcaagccaccattGCCCTCAGTAATAAATGGTGACCACCATTTATTTGCCTGTAGCAGCCCTACACATCTCAGAGCTGACCAAGTTGTTGAGTGACGCCTGTGGAATGCTGTGCCACTTCAGCTTCTGGAATGCACTGATCCAGAGCATTTCGAAACATGCTCATTGGGAGACGTTTACAGAGCATTCAGGCAGAACGACCTGTGATTGTGAAGCCAGATGGACCTTCTACTATGAGCTCTAAACCTGGAGTTGACttatggtacagaaatggaggTTCATGACTTTGGCTAAGCTCTAGTGTACTTCCCGCATTGTGTCTCGCGACttatggtacagaaatggaggTTCATGACTTTGGCTAAGCTCTAGTGTacttcctgctttgtgtctcACGACTTACAGTACAGAAATGGAGGTTCATGACTTTGGCTAAGCTCTAGTGTACTTCCTGCATTGTGTCTCATGACttatggtacagaaatggaggTTCATGACTTTGGCTAAGCTCTAGTGTACTTCCTGCATTATGTCTCGCGACTTATGGCACAGAAATGGAGGCTCATGACTTTGGCTAAGCTCTAGTGTACTTCCTGCATTGTGTCTCGCGACTTATGGCACAGAAATGGAGGTTCATGACTTTGGCTAAGCTCTAGTGTACTTACTGCATTGTGTCTCGCGTAACTTGAGGCATCTGCAGCTCCCTTTTGTCATCGCCGCAATTAGGAACACCTGTGTTGTTGTCATGCTATGCCATCAACATTTCGATATGTCACTTTTAGAGATGGATTATcgatacattttttaaaaaaaaaacaaaaaaaataattttacgAAATTTGAAACATGCACTCTTTGTATGACAGTTCACAGAAAGtcctattttttatttttttttgtcaagccATTACAAAATGGGAACAAAAGCTAAAGTATTGCATTTATGGTATTGTTTGGTATAATTACCTGGTTGCTTAGTACTTCAGGAGAAAAAACATCATTatgctgcagaaaaaaaagttgCTCGATTGTGGTTTATAAGTATTATGTTACCTTTGCCATTGCTTATGCTTTTAAATGCTAATTGCTGTTTTGCATGTAAGAAGGTAATACCCTGACAACTACAATCCTGCCGTTTTCCTTTTGTGATGTAATTTGATATTCCTGGATTTCTGTAATGGGAACTGGTCTCCCGCTGATTTGTGAGTGGCCATGTTAGCATCGTCGCTCTGCCTTCCCTCTCCTGTCCAGATGCTGCCCAAACAGCTGGAGGTCATGGGTCTGTCAGAGAAACCCCAGCTAGTGGCCAGATTCCAGGAGGTGTTCCGCTCCATGTGGTCCATCAACGGCGATTCCATCAGCAAAATCTATGCTGGCACTGGTGCCCTGGACGGCAAGGCTAAGGTAGGGTGCCCGTGTCCAGGGAGCCGGGGGCTGTGGCAGCCCCAGACAGCGGCCGCTGCCTCATGTCTAACTCCCTTTGCATGTGCTCTGTCTTTCTCCTGCATTCTCTGGATAATGTTCCTGCCCTGGTGAGTCCACGGTGCCGGGTTCGATGAAGCCGGCTTGCACGTCTGTCTTGTTGCTGTACCTTCCGGTGTATCCattatctttttttctttttttgcgaTACCGTCCAGAGCTTCTGCTGGCTAACTTTTCCGGTcttaaataatgaaaatgatccAGATTCTAACATGTAGACAATTAAGACCTTCTGTACAAAGGGTTTTTCTCTGAAGGGGTTTTGGGCAGGACTGTAAAAACTGGTGCATATCATTTAGAAATATCtttcctttgttttgttttttatttttttgtttaagcaTAGACTTTATGAATTAATGCACAtgttttttgtctctgtgtacgtttgtggttttttttgtttgtttttttgtcgtCTGTGTTTTGTCTGTGTATTTAACTGTAGCTTTATTCATTGCCTCGCTTGTGATGGTAACAAGAGACAGTATCTAAGAGCTGCTAATCGCTCTCCAGGCTGGGAAGCTGAAAGACGGCGCTCGCTCCGTCACCAGGACCATCCAGAACAACTTCTTCGACAGCTCAAAGCAGGAGGCCATCGACATCCTGCGCCTGGGCAGCACCCTGAACAGCGACCTGGCCGACAAGGCCCGGGCCCTGCTCACCACCAGCAGCCTCTACGGTGCGCGGCCAGCACCGCCGCACATGTCTGCACGATCGCTAGCTGCATGCTCTGTTTACTTCTATAAATACATCCGTGAAATCGCTCCTCCTGCCAAGACGGTCACAGGTTTGGCTAAATCTCTGCAGGCGTTTAAAACCAggttatttaaagaaaaaaaatatatatttttaatatattaatacaCGCTTTAGTTTTTCTGGTACTTGCACCAGTTGATGCAGTATACGTGTGCAGCATTCTTTGTGGATTTGGACTATCAAGGTCATGCCAAGGTTACAGCTGGGAGAGTTTAgggaagcaaaaaaaataaatgtttgtctAACTTCCTCCGGATGAATGAGTGTGTGTCATCATTGGTTGACCATGGCCTTCTTTTCACTCTCTTCTCCTTTTCCTTAATGCTTACGATGTTAGTTTCAGAGACCATTTTGCAATCAGGTACAGTAAATTCCGTACGGCAGAGCACTTAagtgctttttgtttttaaagcctGGCTTGCTTGTCTTTTTCCctgcaatatttttttccctgctaATGTATCCCATTGTTCGGTTTGAATAATCGCAGTCTGTTTTCCCTCGTGTCGCAGCATCTCCCAGAGTCCTCTTGGGCATGTGCCAAAACTACCAGAAGTACACGCAGCCCAAGCAGGTGCGCGTCTGTGTCGGCACCTGGAACGTCAACGGGGGAAAGCAATTCCGCAGCATCGCCTTCCGCAACCAGACCCTCAACGACTGGCTCTTAGATGCCCCTAAGAAGGCGGGACTCCCTGATTTCCAGGGTGTGTGCTGCCAATCCCTACTGTGCAAACAGCATGCAGTCTTGTGTAACGTTGCGGTTTGTTTACATCTGCTGATGTTGTTTTGCTGTCTTTGTGGATGTGACGGATCTCTTTTGACCCAATGCTTTTGTACTCCTCCCCTCTTTCCAGACAGCAAAGCTCGCCCAGTAGACATCTTTGCTATTGGGTTTGAGGAAATGGTAGAGCTGAACGCCGGCAATATCGTCAGCGCAAGGTAAACATCGGCAGCATCTCCCGCGATGTCAGTGAATCCATGACTCGGGCCGAAACAGTGAAAGTGCAACCTTCCCTCCCCCGCAGCACGACCAATCAGAAGCTGTGGGCCGCTGAGCTGCAGAAGAACATCTCCAGGGACCACAAGTACGTGCTGCTGGCCTCGGAGCAGCTCGTGGGGGTCTGCCTCTTCGTCTTCATCCGGCCCCAACACGCCCCTTTCATCCGGTAGGCACCCGCCAGTTCTCCTTTATCCCCGATATTCCCACATTgtcatgctgtttttttttttttactgtttttgtaCTGCTAGTCTTTGCTTTTCTACTCTTCTCGTCCAACTTCAATACAGCCCCGTAGAATCATTTGCAAGCTTTAATCCAATAAAACAGTGTTCTCCAATCCGGTCCAGCTCCcagatgggagggagcaaaaaatgtggactgtctggcagggagctcggagggagcaaaaacatggaccgactgtgggtccccgaggaccggatcgGGAAACGCTGCAATAAAATACGCCGCACGTGTTTCTCTGTGCTTGACTGAGCCAAGCCCTGGGGCCTTTCAGGGATGTTGCCGTGGACACGGTAAAGACTGGAATGGGAGGAGCCACAGGGAACAAGGGGGGTGTGGCCATCCGCATGTTGTTCCATACTACCAGCATCTGCTTCATCTGCTCTCACTTCGCTGCTGGACAGTCCCAGGTCAAGGAGAGGAACGACGACTACAATGAGATCACCCGCAAGCTCAGCTTCCCCATGGTAACCATGCACTTTCAGCATCAGACatcataactaataataatatgtgACTCGGGAAATGTCGTTACCCAAAGGATGTATATGGCTTTAGTGGTTCCTCCATTGGCCTCACTGCAGCAGAAATACCACAGACCGCTGCATCAAACTGTCGTCACTGAACAGTCTGCCCACCAGAAATTATAGCCCCTGGCCGACGCATATCATTGCATTTTGCCAGTTATTTTGCATCTTTTAAccaagctctttttgtgtgtaGCTCGCCTAATCAATTTAGTAATAAGATCTTCTGTAGCTTGTTAACCTGCCTTGTCCTACGTAGTATAACGTAACCTTTTAACATTTAGCCGTGGCTTCCTGCTGAATGTCTGTCTCTCTCGGTTGTTTTCGGGCTGTGATGTCACATCCTCCCGCCGCGCCTCCTCTTGGTTCTGACTCACCTCCCACGTCTTGTCGTATGTTCTCCTCTCAAGGGCCGGCTGCTGTACTCCCATGACTATGTGTTCTGGTGCGGTGACTTCAACTACCGCATCAGCCTGCCCAACGAGGAGGTGAAGGAGCTCATCCGGCAGAAGCAGTGGGACGCCCTGATTGCCGGCGACCAGCTGGCGGAGCAGAAGAGCGCAGGCCACGTAAGCGAGGCCACCTTACTCCGTCACAGAGCGCGGTCGCCGCGGAAGTCCATGACCCTGATCCATCCGCGTCGCTCTCGTCGCTCCGCAGATTTTCCGCACGTTCATCGAAGGCGACATTAACTTCCCGCCCACCTACAAGTATGACCTCTTCTCTGACGACTATGACACCAGCGAGAAGTGCCGCACGCCAGCTTGGACGGACCGTATTCTCTGGAAGAGGAGGAAGTGGAACTTTGATAAAAGTGGTGAGGGGGTGCATCCGCGTTCGCGTTCCGTGAGACACGTGTATGCTGTAACCCCCGGCAGCACAAAAGTCTGGGAGGAGTTTGGCTTTGACGCCGTATTGTATGGGTCTCCCTGTAGCAGAAGAGATGAACCTGGTGTCCACAGCTCAGGATGATGAGCACGACGCGCCGCAGTACCTCTGGACACCTGGCACCCTTCAGTACTATGGCAGAGCGGAGCTAAAGACCTCGGATCACAGGTGGCGCTTTGCTTTGGCAGTGCTGTACATGGTtatctctgattggctgctgatgAGTCACCATTAGGCTCACTCAGTTCCCAGGCCCACTGCTTTGTGTTACAGTGAGATCGTCCTCTACACAGAGAAGCTATTGGCTCACACTCTTGCATACTTTTTAAATGCTTGGGTACTTTTTAAAGTgaatatgtggggggggggggtagaattATTTGCAGAACAAGTACAGGTTGGAATGTTGTCAGGGCGCCAGGACACCATTTCTGttcgcatatcccatcatgctctccttcgAGACGCATATATGCAGCTGAGAGTTAAGCTTGGGTGTCGAATGCAAGATCAGTCATTTATCTAGcgtccctggagcattttgggggaggggaggttaagggctttgctcgaAGGCTCAACaaacatgtgactattctgttgcggatgggactcaaaccagcaaccttcccatcacaggcacagaggtctAACCTGCTTAGCCACACAGCGCCACCTAGGGCTGGGCTATATGGACCAAAAACCATGCCTGAATATTTTTAGGGATGTATGACATATCAGTATTTTCTATGAATTGGGcttaatgtttaattttaaatcaAAGCCGCTTGTGGATTGATTTTAGCGGTGCGTTCTGGGAGTCTACAGCTTTCACGTTGTTTATGACCAGGAAGGAATACTATTGGCTTCAATTAAAAATCTTTAATAAGGTCCTAATTTTGAATACACAATAAAGGTATATCAATAAAAAAGGGTATTATGTCATCCCATATCTGTTTGAAAGCACTGATATACCGTAAAAATTCGATATATCACAATGCCCTACCGACCCCCCCCAAAGTGCTAGCTATTTTGGTAATGCTTAGCCCCGTTCGCAGCTTGTCCTGAGACTGCTGGCCATCCTCgctctccccacccccaccccaggcctGTGGTGGCCGTCATAGACGTGGACGTGCTGGAGGTGGACCCCGAGGCGCGGCACCAGGTATACAAGGACGTCATCGCCCAGCAGGGCCCGCCTGATGGCACCGTGCTCGTGTCCCTCTGCGGCTCTGGCGATGACAACTTCTTTGATGATGGCCTGATCGACGAGCTTCTGGACAAGTTTGCCGCCTTCGGGGAGGTCATCCTCATCAGGTGGGTCGTCCAGACAACTGTCATCCACTCTGCAGACATCAGAACTCTTTGCCTCACTTTCACAAATCTGTCGGCTCCCAAGGTTCCCTGATGTTTCACAGCGAGAGTCTTGAGCTGGAGAAGTGTAGGCTGCATGTGGTGTGTTTATTAATTAGACTCATAATTTGAAGGATGCTGGTCCTATTACTGTTACTGGCTCTGGAACCTTGAGCCAGGACATGTAGCCTGAATCTAAGTGACTTTGATAGTAGCTTCATCTTGGTGATTCCATGGTGTTGCATATGGGCatcaaatggattttttttatgtgataCTTCTCCATCATGGTTGACTCACTCTTCCTCTGCTTAGGTTTGTGGAGGAGAAGATGTGGGTGACTTTCTTAGAAGGCTACTCCGCCCtggctgctctctctctcagtgcCTCCACGGTAAGCCTGTTCTGATGAGAGCATGGAGTGCCCTGTGAGCTAGAAAAGCCTTTTTTTTGTCCACAACAGTACTGCTCCGGTTCCCCATAGGTCCAAGGGAAGACCATAGACATTCGGCTGAAGAGCCCTGACTGGATCAAGAGCCTGGAGGAGGAGATGAGCGTCGAGAGGGTCTTTGGGGGTGTTCCCACATCTGCTAGCTCCAGCCTGCTGGCCGAGGATGCGGATACAGGTGCCGACTATGACATGGAAGGTACAGCAGAATGTATAATACTAAATGGGGCTTGTGAGATATCCCACTGAACTCTGTGGTGAGTGGGAGGGGCTTATGAGCGTTCATATGGATGTCTGTGGTGAGTGGGAGGGGCTTGTGCAACATTCCTGTGAACCTTGGTGAACGGATGAGGGTTCACATTCGCAGGTATGTGAGGGTTCATCTGTGGTGCATGGAGGGGGCTTGTGTATGTTCACCAGGATTCCTGTGGTGAATGGAAGGAACTTGAGAAACATTCCTGTGAAAGGTGTGGTGAATGGATGGGGTTTATGAGCAGCCACAGGGTCTCCTGGTGAATGGATGGGGTTTATGAGCAGCCACAGGGTCTCCTGGTGAATGGATGGGGTTTATGAGCAGCCACAGGGTCTCCTGGTGAATGGAAGGGGTTTATGAGCAGCCACAGGGTCTCCTGGTGAATGGAAGGCCCTTGTGAGTGTTCAGCGGGAtggctaaaaaaaaatgtcctttgATATCATTTAATTTAACTAGTAGGCATTTGGACATCCGTATTAATATCTTATTTAGCTCAGCTTGTAGAAGGAACATTGAATTAGTACATGTTCTGTATTAGTATTATGTATTAAATTTCAGCTAATCTAATTGAAGTGCTACTGAATTGTGCCGACAGGCGACGTGGACGAGGACAGCGCGGAGTTGGAGGAGATTCTCCCCCAGCACCTCCAGCTGAACTCCAGCTCAGGCCTGGCCACATCACCTTCCGCATCGCCCAGAAGCAGCCCCTGCCCTTCACCGACCCACGGCGAAGCGGCGCCACCATGCCGGCCCAGTCGCGCACCGCCACGCACTGCCGGCCCTCCTCCAGGTACGGCCTTCTGAGTAGGGAGGAGGAGTGCAGTGCTAGCAGCAAACTCCCCGGCAAGATCCGATTAAAGGGAATGGGTTTATCACCGGGAGGTTGCAGATTTTAATCCACTGATAAAATCTCCTGTTGTACTAACCCGGGCTGCTTAACTTGATTTGCCGAGTTGCTCTCAAAGTCAAGGTGTCCGAATGAGTAAAAGGTAAAGTTCGCCGGCTACATTACATAACGTGGATCAGAGTGTGTGCCAAGCGAATGACATTGGCAGCAGTGTACCGGCTCTCGGCTTCATCTGTTGAAACTCTTTATTCTTTGCTCTATCTTTATTTGGGAAAGGATGCTTAAGTCCAGCAGCGTGTAGGAGGGAGCTTACAGGTAAAATAAGTGCCTTTGTGTGgagctgtgtctgtctgtgctctAGGTGTTCTGCTGGCTGTGATGTACTGTTTAAAAACtgatagccccccccccgcctttgcggggttggggggggggggcctctgATGCAGTTATGGGGAGTCATGTGTGGGGGCCGCTCCCTTGACCATTTTCCCCAGGCTCTCCGGTGGATTTCCAGCCCATCGCCCCGCCGTCTCAGGGCCTGGAGCCGAagcgaccccctcccccgcgcCCCAACGCCCCCCCTGCCCGGCCCGCTCCCCCACAGCGACCCCCACCTCCTTCAGGTATGAGACAGCCTTGCCGTTCAGCACAAACGCCACGTTATATCCTCCTCTCGCAGATCCAGAGTCAGATGTACAGCCATGTTATGCTGCTTGTCAGGGCTTTACGGCAGTTTGGGCCCCTGTAGTGTGTCCTTGCAGGCGTTACTGTGTAGAAGTGTACCGGACTCGTATGCTTTGGTGCCCATTGATTCGCCTGACGCTGCCGTTTCTGTTTAAAGGAGGTAGAAGCCCCACACCAGCTAGGAAAGACTTGGGAGGTAAAATGTCACATTGGAAATCGCATTCCTGTCTCGCTGTGAAGTGTCATGCTGTGTCGTCAGTCGCCCGTAGTTgctcctcccctcccctccccatcATGTCCCGCCTCCCGCCACATTCAGAGGGATCAGTCAGACCTTCGCAGCCAGTTGTCGCTCACAGGGTCGCTCGAATCCCCGGTTGTCACGGAGACAAGCCCGCTATGCGCTAACATGGCGAGATGTCGACAGACGCCAAATTGGCAGGATGGAGGTGCCGTTTCGGAGAGCCAGATATAACGGCTTGCGTGCGCAGGAGTCTAGGATGAGAATAAAATGTGACGTTTCATCTCAGGGCGAAAAGCACAGCTTGTAGGGCAGGTTTTCTCACCCGGGGTCCAGTCGGTCCCATTGAGAGAGAGCAGTTAGTTTGTGATCCTGGCATCGATACTTTTGTACAGTTACAGTGATTGTTATTGTTCCTTAGATTATTCcaagtgtttttgtttctgtATTAGTGTCCGTCATGCCTGCTGCTTCCGCTGAtgctgtcttttttttcccctttctaTTCATTGATATTTAACTGTCATTTGGCTCAGTGGTTCTCAGGCTGTGGGTTACgacataatcccccccccccagccttggGAGAGAAAGGGGTCTCAAGTCTTGAccagtgttttttggggggtcTGCAGACAaggtttgagaaccactgatttaGCTTATCTTAGATGTGTGTGTTCTGCTTTTAAACCATATCTATGTTCTTTAACATCTTTATTCCATTGCATGAACAACTTGCTTGATCTGTGTCGTTTGTGGTTCTTTCATCACCTTCCTCATTGCATGGGTTACGTTAGCGTCTTACATGTCTATTGGAGTGGTTCACTGTCGGAGATCCTCAGAGCCCGGAAATGGCTCTGTGGACCTCTGAAGGTAAAGCTACCGGCCCGGTCACCATCTCTTTTCTGGGGGTGACTTGCAACTCATTTCTGTAACTAAGGTGTTGTCCCATTTAAACCAATCAGAATTCTttggtaaaaaataataattctgaTTGGTTGTTTAATAGCAAGCCATAATGGTTCCACCTTATTTGACTCGTGCCTGACTTGTGCAGCATCTGATTTCCACCTTTACCAAGTAAAGTGTGGAAGGATCTagacagcttttttttttttcttttgtttattaaGTTTCATTAAAACCAAGCAGCGAGGTACAGGAAGTATTTATTAGAGTATGTAAAGTCTGCCAGTGGCAGTGTTGTAGTGTCACCTCGGTGACAGCAGGATGTAATGGATGCTCTATTTTCCTTCCACTTGCTGCAAAGGACCAAAAAGTCCAGCATTACCTCGAAGTGACTTGGGTAAGTAACACTGGGCTCCATTGTGCGCTGGACCCCTTTGCTCCCTTGTTCAGGTTGTGCTGGTGTCATGGAACATGGCGGAAAGCTCATGCCCTGGCATCTCTGGCAGGACCCGACTCGTCCTCCGTAACTGGCTGCctgtctctcaccccccccccccccccatctccttcaccccacccccccacccccgtcccaGTCATCCAAGTCGCGTGGGAAACTGCCCCTCccgcactgccccccccccccccccagtgaaagGCCCGGTCCTGGCaccagtgtcccccccccacacaccccctgCCCTTCCGCAGCCCAGCTGTGCTGAGTATCTATGCCAATCCTCTGATGGGGGGCTTCATGCTGGATGATTAGGAACCCAGATCCTGCTCAGTCTTTCACTTTAGGAAGTGAAAgacatcagaatcagaaaaactttatttatcccggaggaaattgctcatgTTACTACAAACGGTCACACAGTAAcatgagcaatttcctccgggataaataaagtttttattatttggtaataatagaaaaaaaaacatttttctagAAAACACTTGGGCATTGAATTTCAATGGTCCAGACAAGGTgatgaaatattattattaaataataaccTTTACTTTTCTATACTCCATATCAAAACTCAAGACAAATTTTGTCTcgattttcttttttgtgtattttcttTACCATTTCACCTTCCAAAGCCTTTTCCCCAGAAAAGTCCCATCATCCTCACTCTGTGATGAAGGCGTTCCCATGAACAGCTGACGTGATTCGCTGTGCTGGGGTCACCTGACTGGAGGCGTGTCTCTGTTTCAGGTCGAGGCCAAGCTGCAGGTGGACCTGCTGCTGGAGGGGCTGCCAGACCGGTATGTTgccctttgtttttgttaaataaacagTGCCTCTTgtgtagtgcagtgtttcccagtgtggtccttggggacccccagacagtctacatttttgctccctcgcagttccctgccagacagcccacatttttgctccctgcgggaactgggaaggagcaaaaacatgaactgtctgggggtccttgaggactggtttgaaaaaTATCGGTTTAGTGTTTTGAACCAGGCTGGATTTagtggtgcgttccatttgccctctgaactcggattccgagtcggAGTCCGAGTTTTGAAgtcggaagtgacgacatgcacGCTCCCGTTTCCAAATGGAATGCACTACTAGACCCCATGTGGTCTGAGAGAGGAgtgtgccacctgctggcacTAAAGTGTAgtgttttgtctgtttgttagtTGTAATCACTTTGTATCACCAAGCATATAGATTAGGAGTATCCTGATAATGTAAACGTCAGTTTTGCAGTATTGTTCTTCGTGATGTTTCTTCTAGTGCCTAATTAGAATACTTGTATTAAATGACGTTTTGTTCTGCTCTCCTTTCGAATGGATGGCATTGCATGTAGCTGTTGGGCTACTTTGAGTTTCTCTTTTAAAGAATTTCCTCACAGCTGACATCTCCATAGTTTGTAGTTTCAAGCCACATGCCTGAGGCTCACTGTAGCGCGTGACGGAGCCTGACAATGTCTCACAGTCTGCGCAACTGACGTAAACGAAGCGGATGTGGTCTTTGATATCGGCTCGGGATATCACTGATATAGGCAGCAATATACTAGGAAACTGGTAAAAATACTGGTACACATTAACATGGTGATTAAGTTTTACACATAGATACCATGTGGTCTTAAAAATGAATCTGTATGAACCATTGTGTTTAGTCATATTCCCAGCAATTGCATATATGTTGGACATTTGAAGGCTCGTGTACTATTTTATTTtagatgtttgtgtgtttcatgCCTCCTGTAAAGCTGATGCTCTTGCTGCCTGTCCTTGTAGAACATCCCCCCACGAGCGGGGGTTATCAGCGTGACCCCCCAAGCCCGCCCACCTCCCCCGGCTCACCCCGGG includes these proteins:
- the synj1 gene encoding synaptojanin-1 isoform X7, with amino-acid sequence MAFSKGYRIYHKLDPPPYSVIVETRNREECLLFESGAVAVLSSAEKEAIKNTYSKMLDAYGILGVLRLNLGDAMLHSLVVVTGCSSVGKVQDSEVFRVTATEFVSLRNDPTDEDRISDVRKVLNSGNFYFAWSATGVSMDLSLNAHRKVKEDTTDIRFFWNQSLHLHLKHYGVNCDDWLLRLMCGGVEIRTIYAGHKQAKACVISRLSSERAGTRFNVRGTNDDGQVANFVETEQVIFLDDKVSSFIQIRGSIPLFWEQPGIQVGSHRVKLSRGFEANAPAFERHFCTLRRLYGRQMIVNLLGMKEGEHMLSKAFQSHLKASEHAATVKMINFDYHQMVKGGKADKLFSALKPQLNKFLEDCDFFYYAGEGGVQRCQTGTIRSNCLDCLDRTNSVQAFLALEMLPKQLEVMGLSEKPQLVARFQEVFRSMWSINGDSISKIYAGTGALDGKAKAGKLKDGARSVTRTIQNNFFDSSKQEAIDILRLGSTLNSDLADKARALLTTSSLYVSETILQSASPRVLLGMCQNYQKYTQPKQVRVCVGTWNVNGGKQFRSIAFRNQTLNDWLLDAPKKAGLPDFQDSKARPVDIFAIGFEEMVELNAGNIVSASTTNQKLWAAELQKNISRDHKYVLLASEQLVGVCLFVFIRPQHAPFIRDVAVDTVKTGMGGATGNKGGVAIRMLFHTTSICFICSHFAAGQSQVKERNDDYNEITRKLSFPMGRLLYSHDYVFWCGDFNYRISLPNEEVKELIRQKQWDALIAGDQLAEQKSAGHIFRTFIEGDINFPPTYKYDLFSDDYDTSEKCRTPAWTDRILWKRRKWNFDKSAEEMNLVSTAQDDEHDAPQYLWTPGTLQYYGRAELKTSDHRPVVAVIDVDVLEVDPEARHQVYKDVIAQQGPPDGTVLVSLCGSGDDNFFDDGLIDELLDKFAAFGEVILIRFVEEKMWVTFLEGYSALAALSLSASTVQGKTIDIRLKSPDWIKSLEEEMSVERVFGGVPTSASSSLLAEDADTGADYDMEGDVDEDSAELEEILPQHLQLNSSSGLATSPSASPRSSPCPSPTHGEAAPPCRPSRAPPRTAGPPPGCLSPAACRRELTGSPVDFQPIAPPSQGLEPKRPPPPRPNAPPARPAPPQRPPPPSGGRSPTPARKDLGGPKSPALPRSDLGRGQAAGGPAAGGAARPNIPPRAGVISVTPQARPPPPAHPGAPRPVPEVHPGAPRPMAETHPGAPRATPEPPVRPQMAPPLQPQMAPPLQPQMAPPLQPQLAPPLQPQMAAPLQPQPAAAPQAPPPQASASLGSPKPPPRSRSAHNLPPPSSQDQSSG
- the synj1 gene encoding synaptojanin-1 isoform X4 yields the protein MAFSKGYRIYHKLDPPPYSVIVETRNREECLLFESGAVAVLSSAEKEAIKNTYSKMLDAYGILGVLRLNLGDAMLHSLVVVTGCSSVGKVQDSEVFRVTATEFVSLRNDPTDEDRISDVRKVLNSGNFYFAWSATGVSMDLSLNAHRKVKEDTTDIRFFWNQSLHLHLKHYGVNCDDWLLRLMCGGVEIRTIYAGHKQAKACVISRLSSERAGTRFNVRGTNDDGQVANFVETEQVIFLDDKVSSFIQIRGSIPLFWEQPGIQVGSHRVKLSRGFEANAPAFERHFCTLRRLYGRQMIVNLLGMKEGEHMLSKAFQSHLKASEHAATVKMINFDYHQMVKGGKADKLFSALKPQLNKFLEDCDFFYYAGEGGVQRCQTGTIRSNCLDCLDRTNSVQAFLALEMLPKQLEVMGLSEKPQLVARFQEVFRSMWSINGDSISKIYAGTGALDGKAKAGKLKDGARSVTRTIQNNFFDSSKQEAIDILRLGSTLNSDLADKARALLTTSSLYVSETILQSASPRVLLGMCQNYQKYTQPKQVRVCVGTWNVNGGKQFRSIAFRNQTLNDWLLDAPKKAGLPDFQDSKARPVDIFAIGFEEMVELNAGNIVSASTTNQKLWAAELQKNISRDHKYVLLASEQLVGVCLFVFIRPQHAPFIRDVAVDTVKTGMGGATGNKGGVAIRMLFHTTSICFICSHFAAGQSQVKERNDDYNEITRKLSFPMGRLLYSHDYVFWCGDFNYRISLPNEEVKELIRQKQWDALIAGDQLAEQKSAGHIFRTFIEGDINFPPTYKYDLFSDDYDTSEKCRTPAWTDRILWKRRKWNFDKSAEEMNLVSTAQDDEHDAPQYLWTPGTLQYYGRAELKTSDHRPVVAVIDVDVLEVDPEARHQVYKDVIAQQGPPDGTVLVSLCGSGDDNFFDDGLIDELLDKFAAFGEVILIRFVEEKMWVTFLEGYSALAALSLSASTVQGKTIDIRLKSPDWIKSLEEEMSVERVFGGVPTSASSSLLAEDADTGADYDMEGDVDEDSAELEEILPQHLQLNSSSGLATSPSASPRSSPCPSPTHGEAAPPCRPSRAPPRTAGPPPGCLSPAACRRELTGSPVDFQPIAPPSQGLEPKRPPPPRPNAPPARPAPPQRPPPPSGPKSPALPRSDLGRGQAAGGPAAGGAARPNIPPRAGVISVTPQARPPPPAHPGAPRPVPEVHPGAPRPMAETHPGAPRATPEPPVRPQMAPPLQPQMAPPLQPQMAPPLQPQLAPPLQPQMAAPLQPQPAAAPQAPPPQASASLGSPKPPPRSRSAHNLPPPSSQINGMNGIQKEAQSKPDPFESLTLGLFPSTPTSWSSTQSLTRSCSLLSSPTPASLAPPGSCTLQPTSQSSLQDLPGWPSSLTPSRSRSQEILRTSPNPFLSDIQSGSTNPFTSQMSATQRRSLTPDFHSQQQAMASKSLLLQPTTCPIPSKVSTVVSPSAAEDSTQEWVKFDDDSDFPAPVRTPPMATQTTLPTLTGTSTISGPPNPQALFPGSGFDLCTEPPSSTFPAIPPPIPARTKSGNPQPSLRLESSFLVSKEITEGQQF